CAACAGCTTTGAGGTGTACATTGTACACAAGGTTGACCGGACACCACCGTTATTTAAAAAAATACGGAAGTAGCAAAATTTGGTGTGCCTTTTGTATTTTCTGGATTCCATCATCATAATTTACTTTGTTCTGTCAGCAACCTTGCGAACCCGGTGCATGGGACCATAAATTTTCTTATTCTTTGAAGAGGAATTTTTAGGAAGTAACAAAACATTGAAGTGTTCAAGCCTTAGTGCCTTATCTCTCAATATAGTTCGTGTCTAAATATTGCTCCTTCACGTTCTTCAGAAAAAAATTGCTCCTTCAGTTCATGAGCACTGTTGATCATTCTtgcttttttcatttttctttaatTCTGTGGTTGGATTATGAAGATGAACAAAAACACAAATGTTTATGCTGTAATGCTACTTATTACAATTTAGAGCTTCATTGGGCTTTCTGAATGCCTCGTCAACATTGCAATCAGTAAAATGTTTGCTTTAGCCGACTTGGGACTAACAGAGACTTGAATCATTTGATGTTAAACTTCTGCTAAACCATTGATGATGTTGATACTTTTTTCCATGAAACTGATCACATTAGTTGCATCTCCATCACGCCATGTGTGCCTAATTGTGCCCCTTCCCTCGGGTCCCCTTCTCTTGTTTAAGATAATTCTGTTGCATGGTGTTTGAAGCACCATACCCGTAGAGTTCAATTAAGTTTTAGTTAGCCTTTCCAAACTACTATCTTGCAGGTATGGGATACCAGACAACGCTCGTGCTCCAATACTTTTAATGCTCATGAAGAATACATTTCAGACATAACCTTTGCAGCTGATTCCATGAAACTATTGGAAACAAGGTACATAATTCACTCTCTGTCGCTCAAAAGAATGCACGTGCTGCTCGGTGATTGTAAAATGTTTTTAAGTGGGATCCCCTGTTAAAGGTGAGACGAGGCACTCAAAGCTGTCATCCCCGCCCCACCATCTTGTTGACTTCTCATCATCCTTACTTGGAAATGGCTGTATGTGACTCTTTTTCTGGTTTTACCTTTGAATTTGAGTATGTAGATTTGCTAAGTTAGTCACATTTGTAATTACTGGAATGTACTACACAGGGACTAAATCTAACTCTTTATGTGCAAGTTGGAATGAATTTGCAAATCTTTTGTTGGTTCAGAAGATAACACGGCAGTTGACCTTTCTAAAGCGATGAAATGAAAATCAGGAGTCTTGCTGTTGCCAATTCTATTTTCTGTGTACATTAATCTGATTTTTAGACAGTTTCTTGCACTGGTTTTTGTTGCTCTATCATCCTGGACATCTTGTTTACTATTATTCTCAAAAGATGAAAGGGGTTGCTGATGTACCGTTTACTTGATGCATTTGAAACACAGTCATAGTTTATTAAGATTTATTTGAATTGGTTATCCATGGTTTAGAGTTAGAGTACAAGTGCTCCATTATTTATTTAGCAGCGTGCTGCATTTTTCCAAACTCTAGGGTTTGTATTCTAAACCACCAAAAACTTGAGAATGTTTTTCTTTTACGTCATGAAAATGATATATACTCTCTCTTTAttttgaaggggagccttggcgtaactggtaaagttgctgccatgtgaccaggaggtcacgggttcgagccgtggaaacaacctcttgcagaaatgcaaggtaaggctgcgtacaatagacccttatggtccggcccttcccggaccccgcgcattgcgggagcttagtgcaccgggacTCTCTCTTTATTTTGTTACTTTTGGGTTCTTATGCTGCTAAGTCTGGCTCAGCTTAAGCAGCTCAGTGTCATGGAGTTTAAGTTAAGAACTCAGTGTAATTATCTGAATTGCGAATCTTCCTTTTCTCTGTAGTGGCGACGGGTCACTTTCTGTTTGCAATTTAAGGAGCAGTAAGGTAATGTAATTGTTTTGGTCgctcttaaaataaaaaaaagactATCATTTCGACATTAGTTCCCCTCACTTTAAAAGTTGATACATCTCAATTTCAGATCCAAACTCGCTCTGAATTTTCTGAAGAGGAGCTGCTCTCTGTGGTAATTATGAAGGTAAGATTTTAATCGTCTACATGTAATGATGCCTTTTTCTTTTACACCTTCTCTTGTTCAGCTTCGAAGAAATGTCTTTAGAGAGTTGTTTTCATCTTACATTGTTTCTTCTTTAGATTTTCTGGTCAATTTTTATCCATATAATATCGTCTCTAGACATGCTTCAAACTCTTTTGGTGGACTAATAATACTGTTCCCATTTTTGTCATCAGAATGGTAGAAAAGTAATATGTGGTACTCAATCTGGAACTCTGTTACTGTATTCATGGGGATTCTTTAAAGATTGCAGGTATGTCTCCTATTCCCATTTTCGCTGCTTGAACTTCTTGTCAGGAGGTGATTCCAATATATTCCACTTCTTGTCATTTTCAGTGATCGCTTTGTTGATCCATCACCGAACTCTATAGATGCATTACTGAAAGTAAGTGTCTATTATGATTTTTTGTTGATAAGGGTGTCTGTCTACTGTAATTTTCTTTTCCCAATGATTAAAGCTTGAAATTAGCTTGATAATCATACATTGAAAGTTCAAAATGTTCTTTTTCTTCTGGATAAGCTTGACGAAGATAGAGTAATAACTGGGTCTGAGAATGGACTTATCAGGTGAGAGAACTCTCTACTGTGGTATAAGACTAGATTTTTCATTTGACAAATGAGATTCTATTTTCCTTGAACCAATGCTTCTTCTTGGTGTAGTCTGGTTGGCATTTTACCGAACAAGATTATTCAGCCAATTGCCGAGCATTCAGAATACCCTGTTGAACGTCTTGGTACGACTTTAAGTTGAAATTTTGGCATTTTGCAGTCTATTTGTGATGGCTGAATCTGTATATTTTGCAGTCAAAATGTCATACTTATATTGACATTTTCCTATTTGTGGTACCTTGTCATGTTGCAGCCTTTTCTCATGATAGAAAGTATCTTGGAAGTGCATCACATGACAACTTATTGAAAGTCCGTAAATATCTATGTTACCCCCTACAGTAGTTCCTTTGAAATTTTCAAGAAGATTGTGAATGTTGGAAATGGACCGCTAATATCTATATCCCTCCTTTTTCATATTACCTAGTTTTGGGATCTGAATGAGTTGCTGCAAGATTCTGAGGATGGTGCAAAGAATGATTCAACTGCTGAAGATAGTGATACGGATGGGATGGATGTTGATAATATTCCAAAATCTTCCAAAGGTATACAATCTTTCACATTTCTGAATGGAGAAAAGGATGTCATTATCATATTTGAATGTGGTAGATACAAGGTATAGAGATCGAAGGTCCTGAGATTCCCAACTTATTAATGAGTTTACTTCCCAAAGATTTTATATAAATCCCTTGTCAACGTTTTTATATGGGCCATTTTCTTGTAAACTAGTAGAGTCTCATCTGTGCTACACTATCGGGCTTGGCTCATCTGGTTTcatcatttctttttctttctatttcaAATAAAAGAATATATCTTAAAATGTCAAATTTCTTTCAAATTTTAGATCAGGTACCAGCTTCCTTGTGTTCTGGTGTTTGTTGGAACCATTAGGGATATTATCATCGTTTCATTAATGTATTCGAAGAAGACTTCCATTTCACATTGTTCATACTGATTATCAATAAATATTTAAAGGATTTAGAGTGTGAAGGCACGAGTGCACCTCTTTTAGAGTCTTTATTGTTTGGTTAGTGGATAGTCAATTATTAGTACATTGACTAATGTCATTTTCAGTATTTTTGATCCATTGCTGTTCTAGCGGTGACGTATAGAGGATGTGAAACTTATAGATGCGTCCCTAGTATTGGAGAAATATGTTTTAGGGCTTCATTTATTCTCTGTGAAAAATCTGAGAACAAGGAATTGCTTCTCAATGTTTCTTGCCTGGTAACCAAATTCAGTTAATTGGTGCAAGGGGCGAGAAAACTGCCATGCTTGCAATGGCCTGTACTAAATCTTACATCATGTTACTGAGGCGGCCTCAGTAACATGGTTTATTAGATTTATTGACTATATAATGGTAGAATCTTGTCAGGTACTTGGTGAATCACCAGAACACAATCAAAATTACTCTCAACCGTCCCTCGCTCCCCCTCTTTTGCTTCCTTTGCCATGTTGTTTGTCCCTCTACGTTATAAAAAAAAAGGTAGCCTACCCCTTAACTTCTTATATATTGCTCTTTCTACAGGGAGCAAGAAGAAAAATGTAAAGAAAGGGCAAGATCCTGGGACTTCGAACAATTTCTTTGCAGAATTATGATACGATATTTCATTGGTCTTGGAAAGGCACATCCATGGGTATTCAAACAAAAATTGTTCATCAATTCTGTCTTTTTGAGTGCTTCCTGGGTAGTTGGCACATGAACTGATGATTGCCGGAAAAAAGGAGGTATAAGTTAAAAACTGATGTCCCATCGCCTGCCCCTGTCCGTGTCCCCCCACAGGGTTTAGGAAGCTGAGGTCTAATGATGCGTTTGGAGATGTGTGTTATATAAGTTTTTGGAGACTCCATAGGTTAGCTTTCACTTATTTGTTTGAGGGATGTTGCCGCGATAAATATCAGTTCTGGTGGTAGGCTCGTGTAGTAGTGGTGCCTTGATTTTTAAAGATTATCCATATTTCATAGTTGTCATGTAATGGAATCTTAATTCCTGTGTAAAATGGTTTCTATCTATTGACCTCTGTATTTGTCTGTTGGCATCAGATGATGGAAGATGCTACTTAGGTACCTAGGTTCAAAGAATTCCTGCCATGACCCAATAGAGTGATAGCTAGTACCAGCAGATATAACTTTAaacgcaataaaaaaaaaatgaaacattcaTCTTCAACAGAGTTACAGAGACAATACATTCTCACTCCTAATGAATCAGAATCAACATGCTCAAAGCAGGAGCAGCACATTTCTCTTTGAGACATCAGTAATTGAAGTATCAAAGTTTAATTGATTTGAAATTTTAAACATCAGGATCCATCAATTTcataattggtcaaacaaatccgCAAGTTGGATCATTATGTACATGTACTACTTCGACCAATTGATACTCTCAAATGAATGGATATATATATGCTCAATTTTTATTATATCCCATGGAATTTTTATTTCTTGCATGACATAGTGTTTGAGAATCATAAAGTTAATTACAACATATACATTCAGGTCGACCCAAGTATGAAATACATATAACATGATTGTTGAATGTATATGCCTTCCCCAATATGCTACACTTACAAGAAGTCATTAATATTTCCTCTAGAAACACCATTACGTCATCAGAGTTACATTTGGTTATCCCAGTCTTGGGAGATATTATTATAGAATCCTTCCAATACGTGTAAGTTAATGACTTCCATTAAGTGATAAGTTAATGACTTCTATTAAGTGATACTCCATAGTTTTCACAATAGTTCGAGTACATATACTTAATTCTTCAAATTCAAATGCAATAGTATTATAATACATAGCTTGCAAAATATAATTGGCATTTAGACACACTTTAGTCATAGTATAGTAGAGTGTTATAACTAAGCATACTTATTTGAATCTTTTTCTTAAGGTAGTAGAGTGTTAGAACTGGGTATACTTATTTGAATATAATTTTTATGGTATATAAAATTAGAGTAAAATATGCTTTAACTTTAAAGATTAGAACCGTATTCCGAGTTTTAAGAATCTGCCttttcatttttgtttttgaaCCTTTAAAAGACTATCTTTGTGTAACTTCTTCCCCATATTGAGGCCTAGAATGTGTCTTACTTCAACAAATGTCAAGCATTGAATGTGTTTCAAGATCTATAAATACCACATTCTTCTTAAAACAACACATCAACAAGCAATTCCAAAATTAGTTTGATTTCTCTGAGTTTGTAACAGTAGTTGCTcatttttaataatcacaaaatcatGAATAACTCTCAGAATGTAAGCTACCAAGCTGGCCAAGCCAAGGGCCAAGCCCAGGTAATCGATATATATGCGATAATTACTTGCGCATTCATTTTTCCTTTAACATGCTCACAGATAAGTCGAATATTATAATAAGTgcatatgaaaaagaaaaaaaagcaagAATGCCTTATGGACTCGATACTGCGACATAAAGCAACAGTCGAGTCACCTTCCTGGCTACACTAAAGTTTTCCTCATGTCAAAAGGAGTCAACAATTTATGTGTATATAAAGAAAACTACTTTTTGCCTATTTGCATTACAATTTTCAAATAAGCTGAATATGTCCTATTCGGACTATGTAGCTCTGCCACTGATAAAACGTGATATATGTTGTTATGCGACAGGAAAAGGGTAACCAGATGATGGACAAGGCTGCCAATGCTGCACAGTCTGCCAAGGAAACAATGCAAGAGGTTTGGCCATTGATATTCCATTATATATTTGTTGTTCCatagatatatatacacatcactcTAAGTCTAATTCCTATACTCTTTGCTATTTATAAGACCAAAACATAATGTGTTATACTTGGTTGACATTTTGTAGGCGGGACAACAAATGCAGGCCAAGGCACAAGGGGCAGCTGATGCAGTTAAAAATGCCACTGGCATGAACAAATGAAATCCTATTTTCAATTGCAGCCAGATGGGCTCTTTTTTAAATCTTTTATCCCCCCTCCTTAATAAGTTtgaagttttttttcttttctttttaattttcaattaggGAAACAATTTTTGTTACCTAGGATTGAGTATTGTTGAGAGATTCTGTTTCTGAATCAAAGAAGAAGTTGTGTATAGGTCACATTGTCACAACCTTCTTAGTTTCACTCTAATAATAGTATTTGGTTATATTGAATCTTCGGACTTTGCATTTATGAGATGAGATAATATGATTATGACTTTGTTGTTCCAATTTGTTTAACACTTTTAACTTATCGAAGTAATACTTTATCAATTCCTTTGAGCTATATGTTAACAGATATAATTAACTTCTAGATTCAAAGTTAGACACTTATAAATCATGTCATAAATATTGAAAATTGGAATGCAATTTTTCTCCTATTAAACTAGGGAAGGACTACatataaaaataattaatgaaAGTTCAATTAATTTGAAGTTCTGAACATGAGCAAGCGAAAAAATATTAAACATTTGGATAAAAAGTATTATCATATCGCAATATATGTGAAATGATTAACTCTGAGTATTTCGACATTTTAGTTATCAAAATCTTTCTCACATCACATTCCATCATAAAGATAATTGAAATAAATATCAGGACCGACAGTTGATGTGGCATTAATTAAAATTTCCTCTTATATTAAACATagtggattttttttatttttctgaaaaacTATTTTCAATATTGCAAATATTGAAAAATTGTCGATTTCTTTTGCAACCTCAACATCATTAAAAAATATGTTTTTCAAGTTTTGTAAAAAGATTAAGTTACTCAAAAGGTACTTTTCATTTTCTGGAAAGTAAAAAAAAGCTCTAGAAATGATGTAGGGCTGaaaatttttcaaaaaatattttcaagaCTTTGAAAATAAACGCCAACTATTACTTTTACGACGCTAGTTAATTTATTCATTGTCTAATTAAACAAACCCAACTAATCAATGCGAAATAATGTATTTCAAACATATATAATGTGTTTCAATGACAGTATTTtgtaacattgttttttttttttttgtcaagcATAAGAGCTAAAATAATAATTGATGAAAAACTCGTTAGAGCACAATGATATCAGCTTAAATGAGAAATGAAGTGGAAAAATTGGTATTGGTGGAAAAGTCATGAGTAACAAAATCAGGATCAAGATCAAGTCAAAGTATAATACAATGAATTTATATTAACAGTATTTCTTGATTATTTTCTAATGGTTTGAAGCCATAAAAATCATTAATAAACACTCATTAGGATTTGCATATTGATTTATGTATACTTTTTAAAAATCAAGGAAAGATAAAAGAATGCAAGAATGCATTCTATGATTACATACTTGAATGCAAATTTGGAATTGCACATAAGTTTGAAATAATGAATTACTATAGTTTTGTGTAGACACTAGATAcaggtaaattttattttatcaaaaTTTGGCTAGTAGACctgcaagggtggctcagttggttgagcatggggctttcataatggaggtctcagatTCGAAACCCCCTGTCAACGACAGCACGAGATTTGTCTTCTAGGTcaagctcgtcgcacggggcttgcctagtgcgcgttacctctcctgtgtggtttgcgagctattgcacagaagCTGGGTTTACCTTGTGCGCACCCAAAgagtagcggctgcgggttctcatgtcataaaaaaaaaaaaaaaaaattggctagtAGTTTACAGTTTACACTCACATTAGTAGTATTAATTGCGCTGATTAGCTCAATATTGAGTGGTAGATTAATCTAACATAATCTAGCTAAAATCAAAGATGTGTTTGCGAGCTCTGATATTGGAAGATTTGTCTATCAATTGCGAATTTGCTAGTTCTTCAAATGTTAAGCCCAATCTTTGATTAAAATGCTGGTAATAGTTACTCAATGTGTCCCAAGaataatacatttttatatttaaaaataatttaacctaAAACTTTTTACGGCCGCACAAATATgcatgacttgttttagaccacaagatgaGTAGCATTGGTATATATGTATCATTTTACCCCTCTTTTTTTAccttacaaaaataaaaataaaaatccagAACCGTAGTAGCCCTAATCCAAATCCAAAAACCACATTCGGATCTTCCATGTGACCCGAATCTCATTCCATCTGAGTTTTTCCCTTCTCTCATCCTCCATAAACCCTACTAAAATCCCCTTTTTTTCATTCCAAAAAATACCAGCCGAAACTCTTTTCATTTATCACCAAATTAAATCTACTGACAACAATGCGAAATCAACAACGATGGCTTCTCCTTCTTCTCCGACATCACCATTCTCACATTTCCAGACGACACGTCATCAATCAATCTCCCTTTCAGGTAATAAATCCATCTCTTCGTTCACTCACTTACTCACGTGCATCTCACATGCTCCCTTACCAACCACGTTGTTTCTCTACATCTGAATTGCCTGTCCAACACAAAGAATCAGATCAAATCTCTGTTTTAACTGACATTTTCTCTAAACCAAACAAGACTAATGACGACATTAAGCTTGATTTAGACTCTAATAATGTTACTCTCACCCATGATTTGGTTATAAAAGCCTTACGGAGCTTTAATACTGCCCCTGACGTGGCACGGAGGGTTTTTAACTGGGTTAAGGATAATGAGAGTGAGAGGTTGAGTTCAAAGGTGTATAATTATATGTTGGGGATATTGGGGTCTAATGGATTTGTTAAGGAGTTTTGGGGTATGGTTCAAGTTATGAAAAGTAAAGGCTATGGGGTGTCGAGAGGTACGTTTAATCGGGCTATCGAGAGATTTGAGAAGGATAAGCTTAGCGACGATGTGAAGAAGCTAAAAGAATTGTATGGTGATAATTCGAGCGAGGAAGTTTGTTCCAAGGTTTGCAAATTGATTCGCGGAAATGTATGGGGAGATGACGTGGAAAAGAAGCTGCGAGAGTTGAATTTCGAGTTTTCTAGTGAATTGGTCAGTATGGTTTTGGAGAATCTTGAATGTGAAGCTAATAAGGCTTTGATATTCTTTAGGTGGATTGAAGAGAGTGGTTTGTTTAAGCATAATGACCGGACGTTTAATGCTATGGCGAGGGTCTTAGGTAGGGAAGAGTCCGGTGAGAAGTTCTGGAGGTTAGTTGATGAAATGAGAACCGCAGGTTTTGAAATGGAAAGAGAGATTTATGTTAGG
Above is a genomic segment from Lycium barbarum isolate Lr01 chromosome 12, ASM1917538v2, whole genome shotgun sequence containing:
- the LOC132624855 gene encoding WD repeat-containing protein 55-like yields the protein MEIDLGKLPFDIDFHPSDHLVAAALITGDLLLYSYNADSLAQKLLEVKAHSESCRAVRFINEGRAIVMGSLDCSILATDVETGSEIVRLENCHGAAVNRIVNTKKSTIASGDDEGCIKVWDTRQRSCSNTFNAHEEYISDITFAADSMKLLETSGDGSLSVCNLRSSKIQTRSEFSEEELLSVVIMKNGRKVICGTQSGTLLLYSWGFFKDCSDRFVDPSPNSIDALLKLDEDRVITGSENGLISLVGILPNKIIQPIAEHSEYPVERLAFSHDRKYLGSASHDNLLKFWDLNELLQDSEDGAKNDSTAEDSDTDGMDVDNIPKSSKGSKKKNVKKGQDPGTSNNFFAEL
- the LOC132623257 gene encoding stress-induced protein KIN2, with protein sequence MNNSQNVSYQAGQAKGQAQEKGNQMMDKAANAAQSAKETMQEAGQQMQAKAQGAADAVKNATGMNK